In Deltaproteobacteria bacterium, one DNA window encodes the following:
- a CDS encoding molybdenum cofactor guanylyltransferase: MTGFDECSAAVLAGGRSRRMGFNKALIEVDGTTIIARTVGLLRERFDDVFIVAGDPLVYESIGCAVVADVVKDAGSLGGIHTALFHARCPRVFVTACDMPFLAADVIGRVVEAGAAAAADAVVPYIDGRLHPMHALYSKKCLEAVESMIRAGNLRVMDLFERVRTRTLDEADFKGLAARESVGNVNTPEDLERAGLAVPFASPLQPPHGRPASQGTP, translated from the coding sequence ATGACGGGATTTGACGAGTGCAGCGCCGCCGTGCTCGCCGGCGGGCGCAGCAGGCGCATGGGCTTCAACAAGGCCCTGATAGAGGTCGATGGGACGACGATCATCGCCCGCACCGTCGGCCTCCTGCGGGAGCGCTTCGACGACGTCTTCATAGTGGCGGGCGACCCCCTCGTCTACGAGTCCATAGGTTGCGCCGTGGTGGCGGACGTCGTAAAGGACGCGGGTTCGCTGGGCGGCATCCATACCGCCCTCTTCCACGCCCGATGCCCAAGGGTCTTCGTCACGGCCTGCGACATGCCCTTTCTCGCGGCCGACGTCATCGGAAGGGTGGTCGAGGCGGGGGCCGCGGCGGCGGCCGACGCCGTTGTCCCCTATATCGACGGCAGGCTCCATCCCATGCACGCCCTCTACTCCAAAAAGTGCCTGGAGGCGGTGGAGTCCATGATAAGGGCCGGCAACCTGCGGGTAATGGACCTCTTCGAGAGGGTGCGGACGAGGACGCTCGACGAGGCGGACTTCAAGGGCCTTGCGGCGAGGGAGTCGGTCGGCAACGTCAACACCCCCGAGGACCTGGAGCGGGCCGGACTCGCCGTCCCTTTCGCCTCGCCGCTTCAGCCGCCACACGGCCGTCCCGCCTCGCAGGGAACACCGTGA